The genomic interval TCGACCTTGAGAGTGCCGGTACCGCCGCGGCCGACACCGCTCAGGTTGTTGAACGCGAGGGTGGCAAAGCCGAGCCCGTCGTACGCGAAGTCGAATTCGAGCTGATGTGGTCCGGGCGCGAGCGCCTCGGGACCATCCCAGCGGATGCGCTCGAGGTCGAGCAGGTTCCAGGTGAAAACCGGCTTGCCCTTCAGGAGGTAGAACCCCCAGCCCCCGAAGCGGCCCCCCTGGGTGGCGAGCACGCCGTCAGCCCCGTCCTTCGGGATGTCGATGGTGGCGGTGATCACGTACGACGTGCCGAGCAGCGACGGAGCGTCGCCCATGGGAATCCCGGTCAGTCGTCCGGGGTAGTTGAACTCCGTGCGTCCCGCCGCGAGGCTTGGACGCGGCGCGACCATGCGCGGGGCGAGCGAGTTGTCCAGTGGTAACACCTGGTGCTTGACCGCCTCGGCCATGAAGAGGGCTTGCAGTTCCTTCAGTTTGTCCGGCTTGGCCGCGGCAAGGTCGTTGGCTTGCGTCCAGTCCGTGTTCAGGTCGTAGAGCTCCCACCTGTAGGCGGTCATGATGTCCTCGGGCGGCGTCGCCCCGAGTTGCCACGGTGGGCTGATGGGGTGTGTGTTGGCGTACCAGCCGTCGTGATAGATGCCGCGATTGCCGAACATCTCGAAGTACTGTGTGGTGCGCGCCGACGGCGCCGCGGCCCCCACCCTGTCGAAGGTGTAGGCCATGCTCACGCCGTCGATGGGCTTCTGCGCGATGCCGTCGACCGTCGCCGGTGCCGCAATGCCGGCGGCTTCGAGGATCGTCGGGACTACGTCAATGACGTGATGAAACTGGTTGCGGATGCCGCCGGCGTCGGTAATGCGCCGCGGCCAGGCGATCGCCATCCCGTTGCGCGTGCCGCCGAAGTGCGAGGCGACCTGCTTGGTCCACTTGTACGGTGTGTCGAATGCCCACGTCCATCCCACCGCCATGTGGTTGTAGGTACGGTCTGACCCCCAGGCGTCGTAGAAGTACTTCAACTGGTCCTCGACCGGCACCGCGACGCTGTTGAACGCCGCCACCTCGTTTGGCGTGCCGATCGGCGAGCCTTCGGCGCTCGATCCGTTGTCGCCACTGACGTAGATGATCAGCGTGTTGTCGAGCTTGCCCATGTCCTCGATTGCCTGAATGACACGCCCGATCTCGTAATCGGTGTAGGCGAGGTAGGCGGCGTACACTTCGACCTGGCGCTCGAACAACTTTTTCTCGTCCGGGGTCAGGTTCTCCCAACGCGCGAGCTCGTCGGGCCAGGGGGTGAGCGTGGCATCCGCCGGAATCACCCCGAGCCGTTTCTGGTTGGCGAAGATCTGTTCCCGCAGGGCGTTCCATCCCATCGAGAACTTGCCCTTGAACCTGGCGATCCATTCCGGTGTCGGGTGGTGGGGGGCATGGGTGCCGCCCGGCGCGAAGTGAACGAAGAACGGCTTGCCCGGCTCGAGCTGGTTTAGCATTCGCACGTGGCCGATCGCTTCGTCCGCCTGCGCGGTGGTCAGGTTCCACGTCGGATTTCCGACGTAGGGATAGATCGGCGAGGTGTTGCGGAACAGGTTGGGTTCCCACTGGCTGGTGTCGCCGCCAACGAAACCGTAGAAGTACTGGAACCCCAATCCGACCGGCCACTGATCGAACGGGCCGGCCTGACTGGCCTGGAACGCCGGAGTGTTGTGGTTCTTGCCGAACCACGACGTCGCGTAGCCGTTGTCCCGCAAGATGCGCCCGACGCTCGCGGTATCGCGGCCGATGAGACTGTCGTAACCCGGAAAGCCGGTGGACATTTCCGCGATCACGCCGAATCCGGTGGCGTGATGGTTACGTCCGGTGAGCAGCGCGGCGCGGGTGGGCGAGCACAGCGCCGTGGTGTGGAAGCGGGTGTAGCGCAGGCCCATCTGCGCGACTCGATCGAGCGTGGGGGTGGGAATGACCCCACCGAAGGTGCTCGGCGCGCCGAACCCGACGTCGTCCGTCAGGATCAGCAGGACGTTCGGTGCGCCTGCCGGCGGCACGATGTTCGGTGGCCACCAGGGCGTGGATTTGATCGCGACCGGTTCGATCACGCCGCCGAACTGCGGCGGTTGCGGCGGCAGCGCGTCGGAGCGTAGCGGCGTGGCGTACGACGGTGAGCCCGGTTTGGCAGGCCCGGCGTGTTCGCCGACCGTGATCGGGACGGTGAAGGCGGCAACGAGGGCCGCCGCAATGACGATCGCGATCACGACCAGTGTGAGCTTGCGGGTCATGAGGGGGCTCCCGTCGTGCCATACCGAGCGAGGATCATCCACGACCTCCTCGCCGACGTGGGGAATATCTCCCCGTCGCGCTTCCGGGTCGGGGCGGCGGGAGTAAGGGCGGATCGATTCAGGGGCACTCGACGTGCCTAAACCATCCGGCAGCGAAGTACAAACGGAAGCAGTGGGCTCAGGCTACCGGCAGTTGCGGAGCGCCACGCGCAATCCAGCGCTCCAGCGCCGCGGCGAGGTCCTCCAGCTTCATCGGTTTGGAGATGTAGTCGTCCATGCCCACGGCCAGGTAGCGTTCGCGATCTCCGTCCATCGCGTTGGCGGTCATCGCGATGATCGGCGTCTGCGCCGGTCCGCCGGCGTGTTGGCGGATGACCCGGGTCGCCTCGTAGCCG from Candidatus Binatia bacterium carries:
- a CDS encoding arylsulfatase; the encoded protein is MTRKLTLVVIAIVIAAALVAAFTVPITVGEHAGPAKPGSPSYATPLRSDALPPQPPQFGGVIEPVAIKSTPWWPPNIVPPAGAPNVLLILTDDVGFGAPSTFGGVIPTPTLDRVAQMGLRYTRFHTTALCSPTRAALLTGRNHHATGFGVIAEMSTGFPGYDSLIGRDTASVGRILRDNGYATSWFGKNHNTPAFQASQAGPFDQWPVGLGFQYFYGFVGGDTSQWEPNLFRNTSPIYPYVGNPTWNLTTAQADEAIGHVRMLNQLEPGKPFFVHFAPGGTHAPHHPTPEWIARFKGKFSMGWNALREQIFANQKRLGVIPADATLTPWPDELARWENLTPDEKKLFERQVEVYAAYLAYTDYEIGRVIQAIEDMGKLDNTLIIYVSGDNGSSAEGSPIGTPNEVAAFNSVAVPVEDQLKYFYDAWGSDRTYNHMAVGWTWAFDTPYKWTKQVASHFGGTRNGMAIAWPRRITDAGGIRNQFHHVIDVVPTILEAAGIAAPATVDGIAQKPIDGVSMAYTFDRVGAAAPSARTTQYFEMFGNRGIYHDGWYANTHPISPPWQLGATPPEDIMTAYRWELYDLNTDWTQANDLAAAKPDKLKELQALFMAEAVKHQVLPLDNSLAPRMVAPRPSLAAGRTEFNYPGRLTGIPMGDAPSLLGTSYVITATIDIPKDGADGVLATQGGRFGGWGFYLLKGKPVFTWNLLDLERIRWDGPEALAPGPHQLEFDFAYDGLGFATLAFNNLSGVGRGGTGTLKVDGQVVATQQMARTIPITLQWDETFDVGADTGTPVDDRDYQVPFAFTGKLVALTVRLDRPALTPEDVQRLMQSAKRD